Proteins from one Plasmodium yoelii strain 17X genome assembly, chromosome: 2 genomic window:
- a CDS encoding PIR protein yields the protein MADVLCREFETIWRFFSDKLNDSGEYNFQKGAFNKYCPSNNCDTNIDKINAGCLWLFNAFFGKSGTSNYDDRYISVVVCIMIWLSYKLSLNLPDNITTLKDFYSNYIQNNEEYIKNKPNDEKYTSYKEMIEEIKEYMDINISHMSNFYELLNLLCNMNTASTKENNNSGILQCANKFVDKYKELLNDDNNNDNNSYNKVLSVFSKYYTNFGNNTFYNNPPKNLPPLPTEKTGKKEVVDSKVTKTTVSSSETDKTIHVMENPSSNITLSGSSLVNKLIPVLSILFAIAIFWGIAYKYSLFGFRKRSQKQHLRKKLKK from the exons ATGGCTGATGTTTTg TGTAGAGAGTTTGAAACTATATGGAGGTTTTTTTCTGATAAATTGAACGATTCTGgagaatataattttcaaaaGGGAGCATTTAATAAATACTGTCCTAGTAATAATTGTGACACTAATATCGATAAGATTAACGCTGGTTGTTTATGGTTATTTAATGCATTTTTTGGTAAATCTGGTACTTCAAATTATGATGATAGATATATAAGTGTGGTTGTAtgtattatgatatggttaagttataaattAAGCCTAAATCTACCGGATAACATCACCACATTAAAAGATTTTTATTctaattatatacaaaataacgAGGAGTACATTAAGAATAAACCTAATGATGAAAAGTATACCAGTTATAAGGAAATGATAGAAGAAATAAAGGAGTATATGGATATTAATATTAGTCATAtgtctaatttttatgaattacTTAATTTGTTATGTAATATGAATACTGCTAGTACGaaggaaaataataatagtggtATTTTACAATGTGCTAATAAATTTgttgataaatataaagaactccttaatgatgataataataatgacaataatTCATACAATAAAGTATTAAGTGTTTTTTCCAAATATTATACTAATTTTGGAAATAAcacattttataataatccACCAAAAAATCTTCCTCCATTACCAACAGAAAAAACAGGCAAAAAAGAAGTAGTAGATTCTAAAGTAACTAAAACAACTGTATCATCGAGTGAAACTGATAAAACAATTCATGTAATGGAAAACCCGAGTTCTAACATCACATTGTCAGGTTCATCactagtaaataaattaattccagttttatcgatattatttgcaatagcaattttttggggaattgcttata